A region of the Channa argus isolate prfri chromosome 3, Channa argus male v1.0, whole genome shotgun sequence genome:
TtaagggaggaagagaggatgTCCATCATAGCAAACTGCAGGACTATTGTCACTCAATACactatcaaaaacaaaagatctGTACAAGTgtggtttctgtcattttactgTTAACTACTAGATTTAATCAAAACCCAGACACTAGTATTTTTTACACAGTATTATACTTGAAGatagacatacagtataaacaccACTTTGCCAAACATACAATTGTTACATTAGGTATGTCAATATTGACGTACTTCTATGGTATTGATGACCACAAATCTTGTTGATTCActacaattaaaatataattttgcacAAGACAACGTCTTATTCTTTGTAAAAATCAGTGTAAGCACAATGGTTACAGTGGATGTCATGCAACTGCAGTGTATTGTGTTCGAGTCTGGCTGGGGACCTTTGATCTTTTCCCATGATTCCTATCCAGTCCTTCATTAtagaaaaaaggcaaacaaaatgCGTAAAGGacatagttttaaaaatacacaatgatTTCTGACATTGCAAACACATGCACCTACTGAACTAAAAATTCTGTCATGTGTTCTGCTAATGGTGGACAGATTTAGTCTTGGTTGATTGGgtgacaccttttttttaagttggtgACAGAAGgtgtactgtacatttccaGTGCAAAGACTCACTGAGCAGCTACCTCGTCAGCTTTACAACAGAAGAGCAACTAATAGATATGTTTACAGTCCTACAAAATGTACCCATGTTGTTCTGCTGAGGGAGTCAATCCAAACTGTGATCGGATTTCCTGCTCCACACAGCATGAGTAGTTTTCAACACAACAGCAGGGcacagtaatttgtttttttgccgaTGGAGTTAGAGGTGTGCAGCCTGCTGACTGTGACTCTTCATCTAACAGCTCACTGTTACTGCTGCTTCTTGTTAATGTTACTCCTAGCAACATATAAAACGGATCAGCTGTCAAAGTAGCTTGGGTCAGAAATACACAAgtatttcctgtgttttgtcagtTGAATGCTTTCAACGTGAAGCAGCAGCCCATCAGGAACATGGTCATTTTGACTTGTGTAGCATTAGCAGAGTAAACAGTAAATGGTGAGTCTGATATCACTCCACCATTACAAACAATCACCAACACTCCATGCATTAATGCAGGCGTAAATTCCTGTGAAGCCTTTGAAGTAATCTTTATTCTGGTGGAGCGCTGCttctaaaaaaatttaaaatgtaaatgaatttaaatttatgAATTATTGGCCAGTGTTTTGAATGTGCTTCTCTTCTGACTTAGATAACAACATTAGGGTTTATGTTATTATGTAAGTCAGAAGAGAAAGAGTAACAGGAGTAACATTAGGTGGTGTTTCTATGACATTTTaggtattaaaaagaaaagtctaaAATACATTGAAAAGCTCCTCCCACTCTTCCTGTCCTCGTCACCTGtgccaaataaaaacatttcatcgCTTCATCTCCTGTACTGAGGATACAGCCTACAACTTCTCTGCACTATTTTAAAATAGCTTGCTGTGCATTTCCACTAAGTAGACATGCTGATATCGTGCCTCAGGCCTTCTAGGTTTCTTCCTGGATAATTACTAGGTTTGACACTTCATAGTTTTAGTTATGCATATAGCATTTAAACAGCAATCCAACCAAATACATACTTATATTTAGGTAGGTTagaataaatcataaatcaacAGGATGAACATCCACAGCTGCCAAGACCTATCTATCTATATTTACTTACTATAAGTCAGGAGAAGGGGACATGCTTGTCACAGTGATTTATAGACATTTAGTAAATGctaaatttttatttgaactTAAATAAGATTCTATTCTAGGATGACTTGGACGTCACATGTGCATAACGCTACCTAAATTAGCAAACTGTGTTGTTCTTGGGGCTTTTAAAGTGATCCAAACATAAAGATGAAAACTGTCATAGTGTCCATTTAATTCGTGCTTATGGGACTGTACTAAAGCACTACTTCTATGTTGGACTGAAGCTGTGCTCAAAGCATTTAGCTGTGTCCTTGACACATAAAAGGACAAGCTCAGAAGATAGCAGCAGTGCAGTCATTGCAGGATTTTGCAGACTTTTTGGGATTGTTTCCACCTAAAAGGTCTGATTTTGAGATGtatgttgtaatgtttttatgacAAGGCCACACAGAATTCCCAGCCAattgcaacattgcaaattctGTGGAGGAACTGACATTGTTGTTAGTGCATTTTACATTGTACAGTAAATTTCCTGCGAATGGAATCATTCCAAATGATGTGTTTACACACTTGGTTTGTAAAATCTGCAATCTGCATTGGGATCATAGTCAATTGCTACTGAAAGGTTTTCAGGGATTTTGGAATTCGACAGAAAGTTACAAACTGGACAGATAAGAAATAATTGGCTGTTGTATTTGCAGTTACAAAGTGcctgaaaaaatgtgttgtttgaggTCTGGTATATatttgattcaattcaattcaactttatttatatagggccaacttacaacaaagtcatctcaaagcactttacactttaGGGTTTGGTTTGTTAAATTGTTAGTACCTGCTTTAGGAGACATTCCGGGTGCAGGGCCTGGAAACAGGAGCTGTGACAAAGGTCGCaactgaattaaattaaaataaattgaggTGCAATAGAGGTCAAGTAGAGGTCATGTCAATCAGATGAGGGTGAGAGGTCAGTGAAGCATCTGTGTCCTGAATGAAGTGATGAGCTCCCATTCTCCCCTTTTCTTAATGTCTTTGTGAGCACGGTAACAGAAAAGTGAAGAGAACCAGTGCTCCTGgaggaaataagaaaaaaagaaagaataaagatTATGATACTATGAGACTATGAACTATGATACATATGATAGTATTCCGTGTGGACATTTCAATGGCCTTCCACATTCACATTCATCAATGGCATCAATTGGAttcaaactcacacacaaagatgaTCTCATGTCACATCTTTGCTCATATTCAGCTCTGATGATCTAAGCAGAAAACGTGATCTAAAGAGAATTCTTTATAGATGATTCATCAATAAtcataaaacattcatttaacaAACTCAAAGGACTTATTGATGTGACTTGtgatgtctgtttttctctgtttaattTTCAACTGATAGTACTTTATTAAAACTCAGCTGGTGAGTCTGAGATTGATAAGCCTTTTAAGTATCTGTGACTTTTTGGGAAAAGTTAGATTGGTACATtatttattggatttttttaagttcttccttttttttcaatcaCATTCATCAGTGATGGCTCTTTCTGCCCCTCATTTCTTTGTCTCTATTCTCCCAGGCTGTTTTTCATCTAAGGCGGAGGACCGGCTGTTCAGGAAGCTGTTTAGAAGATATAATCAGTTCATCAGACCAGTTGAGAATGTCTCCGACCCCGTCACTGTGCAGTTCGAGGTCTCCATCTCACAGCTGGTCAAAGTTGTAAGCACACAATGCACTATGCACCTTTTGTGGTTTCATACGCAAATTGTGTCCTTGAATCAATGTTTTACAGTCCCACAAGCATCTTTAGCATATTTCCTACCTTTGAAACCAAAAAGCTAAAAgtaaatgttcagtttgttccgTTGTAAAGATTTTTGTTGTTACACTGCTGTACTGCTTTGGCAATGTTAAGTTCAATGtaggtgggggtggaggggggcTCAACCATCCTCCAGTGAAAAGAGGTTTTCAGCTCAGAATGGAAATCCTCAGATTATAGGAAAACCGCCTGCAGGAATGTTTTTCAGGGCGGATCAATTTTGAGCCATACCCAGTTGATCATCCAGGTGAGATTAATCAAAAGGTGAATGTGTGGTTGTGCACATGTTAGTACGTGGGTGCACTACATGATTTTTGTCACAGTGTAGGGGGTTAGTGCACATGTTATCACATTGTGCACTTTAAATATGTGACTGATAAATTCTTGTAGGTGGTTTATGTTGAATTATGAGAATCAGAGAAGGATTCCATTACTAAAATCAAACACAGTTGGTGGTTTTTTTATCCCTGGATTCTTTCTCCACATAGTGTACACTTCTTATTATAATTTGCTGTATCAGCAACCCACTGACATATACACACGAATGTGACATGAAACACGGAATTCTTTTGGCTAACAAGctcttctctgtgtctctgcaggaTGAGGTGAATCAAATCATGGAAACAAATTTATGGCTCAGGCATGTAAGTATAAATGGAAACATGCATACTCACATAAAGCATGATCCCCAGCTTGTGGTCACCACAGATGTGAGGATTAAGGAGTGTGTTAGCGTGTGGGCCCAGTACTGAGAAGATGCAATGCCacagtttgtttctctcttcctgTTCATGTGTCTCAGAGAGATACTTGCACTCAGCTGGTGATCAGTGTTAGCATTATGGTTAATCCCACTCTGCCTTTCAGCATACCTATAGTCACAAACCCTGATCTTCAGGCTTCAAAAAACACGTTGTCTTGTCATCCATTCCACTGCCTCTCTGATTTATTGTCgttccatttctcttcctttttgcTTCAATCaacctttatttattctcaTACAACAGTAAATAAAGTGCCATCATTTCAATTTGTGACTACAAGGCCAAGCAGCTGTTGGATGTTGATGTGATTTTGTGTGGTGTCAACACTACATTCACTGATAAAGTACGTGATTTACAGCCAGTTCATTTACAGTGAAAgactctttttcctttttgatggCTTTATTGCATCTGTTGTGCAGCAAAACTGCAGGGGATTCTTTCTGTATCAGTGTGCagcatttctacatttattcGCTGCTTGCTTGTTTAAAACCAGGCTCGCTGACTACTTTTATGTAAAGGGATAAGAGAGCTTAATTTCAAATTACAagtgttacatactgtacaactaGAGGCAGCCTTTGTATCGGATGCAAATAAATCAtcttttccaaaatgtaattttatagtCTGAAGTGcaacacagcaaacaaacaatttaggaaatttgtatttaattgaattgaatttctttcttttcttttcatcgtTTGTCATTTATGCATCTTCTTTTATGATCTGAACAAACTGCAGTGCAGACTGATCAGGTAGTGAGGGAGGCTGTATAAAAATGATTAGGGTGtggaaaaacagtttcattaaaaaacaaataaacaaacaatgcCTGGTCAAAATGGATTATAAGGAtgctataaataataaaataaataatgggaaattgattaattgatttaatCATTCCCTTGCTTAAATTAATCGAACTGATATCTactgaattaaaaatgagctaattcaaaatcttttaaatatgtcttcatcatttattgatttagaatttgtatttattagatTGAAGTGGTCACCACAGATGTGAGGACTAAGGAGTGTGTTAAAAAATCAGTGTCACATAAAACATGCATATAAATTAACTTCTGGAGGGCAGGATCAAGCTAGACTGTTCGGTCTGTGGCTCAGCTGAGATTCTGACTATCATCTATCATCTACTATCACTATCATTCTATTATCTTACAATAATACTGTAAGAATATTcaatttttattcataaaactCATTATTAATTAAACTCAGAGAGGCAAAATATGAGATTAAGATGATGTAAGCTAATTTGATATCTGCCAGATGGAATAATATTAACGAAACAATGCATGGAATTTATGATAATTGTGAAATTAGCATTCTGTTTATTCCAGGGACTactgaacaaattaaaatactaTTAAGCTTACTATTAGATTATGCTGAGCCTTCCTCCTTAAGTCACACCATCTTCGTTTTGTGCAAAAATAGAATGTACATGAGTATAAACCACATAACTTTTGGGTCCTAGTATTGTGAAAATAGATGGTACAAGtattctgtaaaaaataaaaaaaaaagaagaatatacagtaaatgtgcccACAAATTATTACTGAATACAATCATTGTGATTGCTGGAGTCTCATGGTAATATAAAGTAATTGTAGAGCCACATACATTTTGTAACAGTGGACATCTGCAgccaattaaaatgaaaactcacTTAACAGATGAATGAAAAAGGCAGTGGGACATGGTAGAAGGTTTAATTAAACAGCTCCCTGGTCATAAGTGGGTATTATTCCTACTTGCTAATGAATGATTTCATCTCAACTGACATGCAAATAGCCAAGACTAATGGATGTACAGCTCATGGAAATACCATGTTGGTTATGTTGACAGattaacacataaacacactcatcTGTTATTCCTGTCAGTGAgctatttattaatttactcCTCTCTCCAGGCAGTTATTATGCAGATGTGACCGTTGTGAATGTGTCAGAACGACTACATTGTGATTGTACTTTCAGAAGGAATTTCATCAGAAAGTACATGTTTGCTTCAATTTTTATCATGAAAGGATTGAAGATTCAGTGAAACTCATGTTTCTGCCATTAGATTTTTGGTTATAATATCTTTATTTGGCTCTACTGTAAAACATCAACATCCTTTGATGTCTGCCTGcagtaaaagtatttcaaaaCACTCCCATGTAGGGAGAGGTTTCTCCAGTGACTAACACTGTCTTCGTATACAATGCAAAACACCAAACAGATGACTGACTCCCCAGCAggctcaaaatgtttttctcttctcctgcaGATTTGGAATGACTACAAGCTGCGATGGACGCCAGCAGAGTTTGATGGCATTGAGTTCATTAGAGTTCCATCAAACAAGATCTGGAGACCTGACATTGTGCTCTACAACAAGTGAGGCTGTCAACAGCATTACAGTTGACATGATCATTAGCTTCATTACCATTATTGCCATAACTATTAGACGCCATAAAGACAACAGTTAGACTGTATTttgaaatacttaaaataaacatttttacatttgtgactGTGCAAAGGTTAAAATAATGGCCTTGTTTGCCTTTATGAAGGTTTGGGTGGGTGGTTGGGCCACAGTGTGTCTTGTGGTGATAAACCTATTATTACCCAACTGTGTCGTTCCTTTCAGCACTTTTTATTATAGCCTTCAAGTTGTGTTACCACTCTCATCGCTGAAAGTTATTTTCAGCAACAGAAAGCTCTGCTGAACTCACTGTACACAACCTGTCCACCAGCAATCATGAGATGCAAAGTTACCAGTGAACATGTTCAGTTGCATGCGTGTACAGTATAATACAGTAGTTGGCAGCTTAGGAGGTAAATATTTCCCTCAGGCTTTGGTGGGGAAACAGAGCTAAAAACAAGAATGGAGACTGAAtttatgaataataatgaatacaaaTTTATTAACAATGTTGAGCCATTTCTGTTCTCATAGCaagatttcatttgttttggtcCTCTACTTGGACAAAAATCAACTGTTGCAACTGTAACCATGCAGCACATACTTGCTAGATCAGAAAACACGTGTGTAAGTCATATAGACAATTTTCAAAGACACTGACTCAGTACAGTCTCTACTGGAATTAAACTGACATATGCTAATGTGATTGCCTATTGTTTGGGGCTAGTGTGTGCACTGTATCTCTCTCAGTTTTAGTTCATTTAATTGCagacatatttcttttttagttttttttttgcttcaaacACTGACTCATAACGTTACTAAAAGGCtaattttgtatttcacaatAAAGTTTATTGCGGCTTAATTTCCCCACCTCATTTATTTCTAACATTACTTTCATAACCTCACCTTTGTGCCCCCTCTTCTTTGTATTcctcttattttatttcatggAGTTCACTTTTCTATCTTCTACTTCAGCTCAGTTTAATTCCCAAGGAGtcaaaaaaagttgattttcaACATCATAGGTACAATTTGCttcaatgacacacacacacacacacacacacacacacacacacacacacacacacacacacacacacacacacacacacacacacacacacacacacacacacacacacacacacattaagccAAAAGTCTGCATAGGGAGCTGCTCATCAAGGTGGTTGGATGGCAAACAActataaagaaacaggaaacagcaTGAGATGCTGGGTAATTTAATGATGACATCAATCTTATGGCTTCAAACAGTGGAGCTCCCAGGGCATCCGATAGTGATGACAAAGGGTACCTGTACCGTTCATATGATATGCCAAAGAACTTGATGCTGTGTGGAAAGCATCAATATCTGATCCTGTGGGATGAAAACCTGTTCTTTATTTCCCTTTCCActcacagtttgacattttgacattttgcctTCCATTTTGCCTTCCCATCCATTCACGATAGCCTAGTATAATATCTCCTCATATCTTTGTGGCCatactgacacaaacacacacacacatacacacacacacagataacacATACCATGTACACACCACTGTAACTACgatcatttgttttatgtgtaacCTGTTCTACGTGTCACCTGGTCTCATGCCACGTAGAGGTTTTTATGATCCAAAGAGGATTTTCCACTCTGGTGGACAATAGTTCTATTCTTCTACAGCGCTGTAGGTGATTTCCTGGTGGAGGACAAGACCAAGGCTCTGCTGAAGTTTGATGGCACCATCACCTGGGTTCCTCCAGCCATTTTCAAATCTTCCTGCCCCATGGACATCACCTATTTCCCATTTGACTATCAGAACTGCTCCATGAAGTTTGGCTCCTGGACCTATGACAAAGCCAAGATTGACCTGGTACTTATTGGGTCTAAGGTCAGTGTTTGTTACCGCGATCAAGTCTGTCAAATGTGTCACTCCTGTATAGTTCATTATATTTAGTGCCTTTTAAAATTCAAGAAATCACAGCTGTCACTGTTCTAAATAAATCCTTAATTTATTCAAAGTAAGGCACATTATTTTTGATATTGAATGCATTTAATTACATGGACCAATTCTCTTATAGAACTACTGAGCCCAAACCCAtcaaacatttgcataaaaccTATATCATAAACTAAATGGCGATGAACAAACGGGGAATTAGGAGGCAGGCTGAGGTAATGTAAAATGCTTATGAATTGCACAAGAGACCTTTTAGGAACATGACTCACTGTAGGGACTAGAAGCCAGGATTTTTAGCTGCTGTTTTATTCAGTGTAAAAaatgattattgtttttattggaaGACccctttcaacatttttattggGAGACACTTTAAATAATACTCCTGTAGTAGAAAAAATCAGACTAAAATCTAATTCTAATTGtaatatttgattaaaaaaaatgtaatatttgactCGTTTATCAAAATACGTATTTGCATTTCTTCCTTAAATCCTATCATTCTCTTTACTCTCTGAGCCATAACGAGTTGTTTTTGGTGGATGTGGACATCTAGgtgaacattgtttttttatggtaaGTTGAACTTTAATGTTATGTTGTGaccttattttaattttgttatccTTCTCTTAGGTGAACCTGAAAGACTTCTGGGAGAGCGGCGAGTGGGAAATCATCGATGCTCCAGGCTACAAGCACGATATCAAGTACAATTGCTGTGAGGAGATCTACCCAGACATCACGTACTCCTTCTACATCCGGCGGCTTCCACTTTTCTACACCATCAACCTCATCATCCCCTGCCTCCTCATCTCTTTCCTTACAGTGCTGGTTTTCTATCTCCCATCTGACTGTGGAGAGAAGGTCACGCTCTGTATCTCCGTCctgctctctctcactgtgttcTTGCTCGTTATCACTGAGACCATCCCCTCCACGTCGCTGGTCATTCCACTCATTGGAGAGTACCTGCTCTTCACAATGATCTTCGTCACACTCAGCATCgtcatcactgtgtttgtgctgaacGTACACTACCGCACTCCAATGACCCACACCATGCCGGGTTGGGTGCGCTCAGTGTTTCTCAAAGTACTCCCAAGGATTATGCTGATGCGGAGACCAATTGATGAAGATAGCAAGGCTGGGGGGTTGGACAGCAGTGGGGaggcaggaggagctggagggggaggaggaggcggaggagggaaaggagggaagaaaaggaaaactaGCCTGATGCAGGTAAGTGATCCCTTATTAAACCCTAACTTTTTGTTGTCCACTCGAGAGACATTGTGACCCAAATATCACCTCCGGAATTGTGGGGATTCATTTAAAGTGAAGTCTACAAAGCTCAGGCTGACAATGTCCTTGTATAAGCAAATATTTGCAAAGAAAGTCTCTGACAAGGTAAATGAGTTTAATAGCATTCatcaaataatataaataatgctATCAACTCAACACAAAAAGGCAGTAGCAACCTCCAGGCTAGAACTGAGTCACTCTCTTTACTCTCTTCCCAGATAACAGTGGCTTACGCGGATGCCAAACATCTCTGCTGCTCAGATATAACCTATTTAGTAAtgtgtttaaactttaaagctCCTTTAGACCTTGTCGTGCTGTTTCAATCAATAGTAGGGAAGAGGCATCCAGGGGTTGGCTATTACACTATGCTTTTTACTTCATTTCCTCCTCAGCAAAGTTCTTTCCAAGGCTCAATCATGCACCGTGCTCAGACTCAGTGACGCAATATAAAATCCGCGGGGGACAGCATCATACAGGGCATCATTAACATCATAGTCATCATTGATTTTGCTATATTACTAGAAATTATAAAACTGGAAGAGTGGCTCGGGGACAGTTGTTTGGTAGACAGTACATTTCCTCTTCATCTACATTTCAGTGATCTATCTGTTCCACTTGCCGCCTGCCAAGTACTATCTGCAGAATCCACTAAAAGTCCATTTTACCTAAATTACACTTTCAACAAACATCTTGCCCATTATTTATATACAGCATGATTCAGTAAAATGAATGAGACGTCTTAAAAAGTTGTACTATGCAAAACCCTGGAAATAAACAAGTCTGTTCATGATTCCACCTTAAAAAGTTGTACTATGCAAAACCCTGGAAATAAACAAGTCTGTTCATGATTCCACCTTAAAAATTTGTATTGCTAAGATCTCAGGTGCGTCCCAGAGATCCTATGCACTGTTGCTgttaaaaaaagtggaaaagaatTATGCCTACTACTTTGATGTGGAATTTAATGTGAACTGTGGTTCTGATCCTCAGCAGGTTGGAGGTGGCTCCCTCAACTGTTTGGAGTTCGGGGAGAGTAAGCTCTCATCCATCGAAGGGTGCACTGGGAAGAAATGTCCCTGCCCCTGCCAGCATGGTAAAGAAGCGCCGGATACCCCAGACATGGGGAAGATGACACGTCAGCTCAGTCACCAGAGCATCAGTACAGTGGTGGCCTTTTCTGTGGTGTCACCTGAGGTCAAACAGGCCATTGAGAGCGTCAAGTACATTGCTGAAAACATGAGGAGCCGCAACAAGGCTAAAGAGGTGAGTCCAGTCCTTTTTGTACCTGATCACATAAACTTTAAGTGGATTATAAGTACAAACTCAAATAAGGTCATAGTTATGGCCAGATTAATCTCAGCAAGGTGCAGAAAGAATGATGGAAGAATGTGATTTAGAATATCCTATAGAATAAACATTGACAAGCCCATATAAATACGCAGGAATGTCGCATTGTGTTCATAATACAGCAAttaagacaaaaatgtttttcagcaaaAAATGAACTTATGGGATGCTATAAACTTACAGCCAATATTTgctttaactaaaataaaattcaactaAGACTGGAGCTATTTGAAAGTTCACACAATGGCTTCACCACACAACAGCATTTTGTCACTGCACTCAGCAAAGTGGCAGGCTGTGATGTGCATGTACGAAGGTTCAAATTCCCAAAGGGCAGAGACAATTCCCATGGCTGCTTCACAGTAAGAGCTAACtgctgttttgaaaaaaaaaaaaaatgcttttaatgaaaTGGAAGGaaatttaatgtgaaatgaaacaggaaaaaaattataaccaTCAGCGGTTTAATTAGATACTGAGTTACTGCAGCCTTAACGttttcagtgtgtctgtctttcaaaGTCACAGTTGTCTCAAAATTTGTTCACAGCCAGTTGTGTACAGTCACCACAGGTTTTCTGTGACCAGCAGGATGCCAACTGCACAAGACCACAAACTAATCATATTAGCTacagtgcacacaaacatatttttctgaCCCAGAAGCTTGTAAAAAATTGGATACCAACTGTGAAGCACACCTCTTATTTTTAGAGTTGGGCCACCTGAAGACTGAACTGAAATGTCCAGGTCTGTTCTAAGCAACACAGAGGAAGATGAGTTACAATATCCTGTTTGGTAATCGTAAATGTTTGGCAGGTTATGATCGTTATTGATTGAAAACATCGACTCCtaactgaaattaaattattttttctttcctctttgcAAAATTCCCTCTGGTTTTTGTCCATTCCAGGCCACTGTAGAGGCCTGACAGTGCAACATGGCATTCTGCAAATATCTTTCTAAGCAGtataaaaaacagaatgatTAATACTGTATTCTATTTATTCTAATAGATCCCTCCATTTCACACAGTGCACCTTCACATAAGATCCAAACTTTacttaaatacaacaaaaaatcATTCAAGATTACTACCACACAGGTAAATCTGTGATCTTGTGGTATTTGAAACAAATAGCAGTGTTCAGAAAGAGAAATTTTCCAAAGCTGCTAAACagaccacattttaaaaatgtgatcagCAGCGTTTGTCAAATTACTGTGTAGTGTGAAATCCAGTTAGACCCACCTCGCAACTATAGAAGCTTAAAATATTTCAGGCGTCATTGATATTATTTACACCTGTGTTTTCCTACTGTGTCATGTCAAAGGATATATAGTAGATCTGACACGTGTTTAGAAGACAAAAGaagtaaaactattaaaactgtCTGCTGTAAACCTGTGCTTGCTGTTACCTTATCCCCAAATTATGATCAACCGAGTAATCGACATCTGAGCAGACAAGACGACCATAATATGTTAGAAAAGACACGCTGCTTATAATACCTATCAAACGTAAACTCCCAGGGTTTCTAAATTTAGAAATCAACCATGACTgcatgaaagcaaacacacgACAAGAACGATCTTTGAAGATTATGCACAAATTGAGTTACTGCATTGCATTGTTAAGTTGCTTTGTGAGT
Encoded here:
- the chrna6 gene encoding neuronal acetylcholine receptor subunit alpha-6, with amino-acid sequence MQPVGTWTLLLLLVILIVQGCFSSKAEDRLFRKLFRRYNQFIRPVENVSDPVTVQFEVSISQLVKVDEVNQIMETNLWLRHIWNDYKLRWTPAEFDGIEFIRVPSNKIWRPDIVLYNNAVGDFLVEDKTKALLKFDGTITWVPPAIFKSSCPMDITYFPFDYQNCSMKFGSWTYDKAKIDLVLIGSKVNLKDFWESGEWEIIDAPGYKHDIKYNCCEEIYPDITYSFYIRRLPLFYTINLIIPCLLISFLTVLVFYLPSDCGEKVTLCISVLLSLTVFLLVITETIPSTSLVIPLIGEYLLFTMIFVTLSIVITVFVLNVHYRTPMTHTMPGWVRSVFLKVLPRIMLMRRPIDEDSKAGGLDSSGEAGGAGGGGGGGGGKGGKKRKTSLMQQVGGGSLNCLEFGESKLSSIEGCTGKKCPCPCQHGKEAPDTPDMGKMTRQLSHQSISTVVAFSVVSPEVKQAIESVKYIAENMRSRNKAKEVEDDWKYVAMVIDRIFLWVFVTVCVLGTVGLFLQPLFGFVS